A window of Flavobacterium flavigenum contains these coding sequences:
- a CDS encoding OmpA family protein, which produces MKIKKIIYTVFLPFICFNGMAQKAVLNRAEKNYNQYAYVDAISIYEKVAESGYKDEKMFQRLGNAYYFNAELTKAVKWYDALFSLNKEQEPEYFYRYAQSLKSIGDYAKSDIMLEVFNQKTKTDTRGVLFENNKNYLEQIKLNSGRFEISDIGINSRQSDYGSTIFNNKLVFASARDTGIVARKTFKWTNKSFTNLYAAELKSDGSLENPVRFEKKINSKLNESTPVFTKDGKTMYFTRNNFLSGKKGKDSKRITLLKLYKADFVNDKWTNITELPFNSDQFSVAHPALSADEKTLYFASDMPGSLGQSDLYSVEIKSDGTFGKPQNLGPAINTEGRETFPFVSGDNELYFASDGRPGLGGLDIFVAKIKADSGFYDVQNIGEPVNTKFDDFAFIIESSTRKGFFSSNKEGGKGSDDIYKFSETRKLDCEKKLLGTITDSDINEVLSEAKVALLDDKFQQIAEVISAADGTYNFDVKCNKTYHVRVAKKDYETNESVITIQPSIDKSELDVKLEKQVKEIGVGTDLAKTLNIPIIYFDLDQSFIRKDAAFELEKIVAVMKQYPNMKIDVRSHTDSRQTKKYNMLLSDRRAKATIEWFVKRGINAKRLTGRGYGESKLINRCSDDVDCTEEEHQLNRRSEFLIVSMN; this is translated from the coding sequence ATGAAAATTAAAAAAATAATTTACACTGTGTTTTTACCTTTTATCTGTTTTAACGGAATGGCTCAAAAAGCAGTTTTGAACAGAGCAGAGAAAAACTACAATCAATATGCCTATGTAGATGCTATTTCGATTTATGAGAAAGTGGCCGAAAGCGGGTATAAGGATGAAAAAATGTTTCAGAGATTGGGAAACGCTTATTATTTTAATGCTGAACTTACAAAGGCTGTGAAATGGTATGACGCCCTATTCTCTTTGAACAAGGAGCAGGAACCGGAATACTTTTACAGATATGCACAATCTCTAAAATCCATTGGAGATTATGCTAAATCAGACATAATGCTTGAGGTTTTTAATCAAAAAACCAAGACAGATACAAGAGGAGTTCTGTTTGAAAATAATAAAAACTATCTGGAACAAATAAAATTGAATTCAGGAAGATTCGAAATATCAGATATCGGAATTAATTCCAGACAATCAGATTATGGCAGTACGATTTTTAATAATAAGCTAGTATTCGCTTCTGCGAGAGATACAGGTATTGTAGCACGTAAAACATTTAAATGGACTAATAAGTCTTTTACGAATTTATATGCTGCAGAATTAAAATCAGATGGCAGTTTAGAAAATCCGGTTCGATTTGAGAAAAAGATTAATTCAAAATTAAACGAATCAACTCCTGTTTTTACCAAAGACGGAAAAACGATGTACTTTACAAGAAATAACTTTTTGAGTGGAAAGAAAGGAAAAGACAGTAAGAGAATTACTTTGCTAAAGCTCTATAAAGCAGATTTTGTAAATGATAAATGGACCAATATTACAGAACTACCTTTTAATAGTGATCAGTTTAGTGTTGCTCATCCTGCTTTGAGTGCAGACGAGAAGACGTTATATTTTGCATCTGATATGCCGGGAAGTTTAGGACAATCTGACTTATATAGTGTTGAAATTAAATCAGATGGTACATTTGGCAAGCCCCAAAACCTGGGACCGGCAATTAACACCGAGGGAAGAGAAACATTTCCTTTTGTATCGGGAGATAACGAACTATATTTTGCCAGTGATGGACGTCCGGGATTAGGAGGTCTGGATATATTTGTCGCAAAAATTAAAGCTGATTCAGGTTTTTATGACGTTCAAAATATCGGAGAACCGGTAAATACTAAATTTGATGATTTTGCTTTTATTATTGAAAGTAGTACAAGAAAGGGGTTTTTCTCATCAAATAAAGAAGGAGGAAAAGGAAGTGATGATATCTATAAATTTTCAGAAACAAGAAAACTGGATTGCGAAAAGAAATTATTGGGAACCATAACAGATTCTGATATCAATGAAGTTTTAAGCGAGGCAAAGGTAGCTTTACTTGACGACAAGTTTCAACAAATTGCAGAAGTAATTTCTGCTGCAGATGGGACTTATAATTTTGATGTGAAGTGTAATAAAACGTATCATGTAAGAGTAGCAAAGAAAGATTACGAAACAAATGAAAGTGTTATCACCATTCAGCCATCAATTGATAAATCAGAACTGGATGTTAAATTAGAAAAACAAGTTAAGGAAATTGGTGTTGGAACAGATTTAGCCAAAACCTTAAACATTCCTATTATTTATTTTGATTTAGATCAATCGTTTATTCGTAAAGACGCTGCTTTTGAATTAGAGAAAATAGTAGCTGTTATGAAACAGTATCCAAATATGAAAATTGATGTTCGTTCTCATACCGATAGCAGACAAACCAAAAAATACAATATGCTGTTATCTGACAGGAGGGCCAAAGCAACTATTGAATGGTTTGTGAAAAGAGGAATTAATGCAAAAAGACTAACAGGAAGAGGATATGGTGAAAGCAAATTGATTAACAGATGTTCAGATGATGTAGATTGTACAGAGGAAGAGCATCAGTTGAACAGAAGAAGTGAGTTTTTAATTGTTTCAATGAACTAA
- a CDS encoding PorP/SprF family type IX secretion system membrane protein, translating to MKKLLLVLLFCSGAGFAQQDAQFTQYMYNTININPAYAGSRGNLSVFGMYRTQWVGLDGAPETSSFSVNTPLGDNVGLGVSLVNDKIGPTNENNISADFSYSIATSATAKLSFGIKGSANLFNLDPSKLKQENQGDSQFQNFKNKFSPNIGAGIYWHTDKAYIGLSVPNFIQTNRYDDNEVAIFKDQINYYLIAGYVFDLDHYETIKFKPALLTKMVEGAPLQIDGSANFMFNDKFVIGVAYRWSASVSALAGFQITDSLYLGYAYDRETTKLVNYNSGSHEIFLRFEFLNKHGRITSPRFF from the coding sequence ATGAAAAAATTACTTTTAGTTTTATTGTTTTGTTCGGGTGCAGGTTTTGCACAGCAGGATGCACAGTTTACACAATACATGTATAATACTATTAATATAAATCCGGCTTATGCAGGATCCAGAGGAAATTTGAGTGTTTTTGGAATGTATCGTACACAATGGGTGGGTTTAGATGGAGCACCGGAAACGAGCAGCTTTTCAGTAAATACACCTTTAGGGGATAATGTAGGGTTAGGGGTTTCTTTAGTAAATGATAAAATAGGTCCAACAAATGAAAATAACATATCAGCAGATTTTTCATACTCTATAGCTACATCAGCAACAGCAAAATTATCTTTTGGTATAAAAGGATCTGCAAATTTATTTAACCTTGATCCAAGCAAACTGAAACAGGAAAATCAGGGAGATTCGCAGTTTCAGAACTTCAAAAATAAATTTTCACCAAATATTGGAGCCGGTATTTATTGGCATACAGACAAAGCTTACATTGGTTTATCGGTACCCAATTTCATTCAGACCAATCGTTATGATGATAACGAAGTAGCCATATTCAAGGATCAGATAAACTATTACCTTATTGCAGGTTATGTGTTTGATTTAGATCATTATGAAACCATAAAATTCAAACCGGCTTTGTTAACTAAAATGGTTGAAGGAGCACCTCTGCAAATTGATGGCTCTGCAAATTTTATGTTTAACGACAAATTTGTAATTGGTGTTGCTTACAGATGGAGTGCTTCTGTAAGTGCATTGGCCGGATTTCAGATTACGGACAGTTTGTATTTAGGTTATGCTTACGATCGTGAGACAACAAAACTGGTCAATTATAATTCAGGATCGCACGAGATATTTTTGCGTTTTGAATTCTTAAACAAACATGGACGAATAACTTCACCAAGATTCTTTTAA